The region TGAAAACCATGTCGCTGCGTACGAATCGCATCAACAATCCGGTCAGGTAGTCGATCAAATCGGTATCCGGAACGCCCAGCTTGGCTTGGAACGTTTGCTCGGTGATGCCTGCAAAGAAGCGGTGCATCGGTGTGCTGTCATGGTCGGCATGCATAGATGGTTCCCCTCCCGTACGTTTGATGTCGGTCAGCAAAACCCGTCAGGCTTTTGGCTCGTACGCCAAGCGATGCCGCATTGGTGGTATCGTCGTTGCCCGAAGGGTGAAGTCGTTTCCACACGCATGATGGGGCAAGATTGCAAGCGTCGTGCCGGATGGCCGTCGGCTCGCAAACGCACTAAAGCTACATTAATTTCGGCTAATAGTCTGAGTCAAGTTCAGTAATTTGCCTAATACAATTGTAGCTCGGAAACTGCCAGAAGGTAGCTTTTGATTTCAGAAGCCAAATCGCTGAATGGCGAGAATACTCCCAGGTAAGCATGCCGAAGCGGACCACGGCATGGTACCGAAACGCGGAATGGCCTAGCCATTGAGGGCATCGAGAAGTGAGTCTGCGTAGTCGCCTACTTCCTGAATGACTTCATCCTTGGGCTTGCTGTCCGCTTCGCAGAGACGGCGGACGATGGCCGAACCGACGATGACGCCGTCGCATGCTTCCTTCAGCATATGGACATGTTCCGGTTTGTTGATTCCGAAACCAATGCAAATCGGCAGATCGGTTTGGCTTTTGAGCCACTTGACGTTGTCGACGATATCAGGCGGCAACTCGGTGCGTTCGCCGGTGATGCCTGCGACGGAAACGTAATAGATGAACCCCGTCGACGTTTCAACGATCTTCTTGGCACGTTCTTTGGAGGTGGTTGGCGTGACCAATTGAATCAGGCTGAAATCTCGCTGCTTGCAAAGCTTGGCGAACGCGTCTGATTCTTCGACCAACAAGTCTGGAACAATCGCCCCACTGACTCCGGCAGCTTGAGCAGCATCGAGGAACTGCTCGGGGCCGTGACGGTGAATGATCGCATAACTGATCATCGTTACGACAGGGCAGGGGAGGGTCGGCGTGACGCTGCCGATGGTGTCGAGAATGGACTTGAGTTTGATCTTCTTGTCCAGAGCCCGCGTATAGGAAGCCTGAATGACTGGACCATCGGCGATGGGATCGCTGTAGGGAATACCCACTTCGCAAACGGCAGCACCACGCTTGCCCAGTTCGGTTAGAGCCGCGGCGGTAATTTCCAACGATGGATCGCCAGCGGTGACAAACGGCACAAGGGCCTTCTTGTTTTGCTGACGCAGGTTTTCAAAAGCTCGATCGACTGCGGACATCAGGTTATCAGCCTTCAAGTGGTTGGTTGAAAATTACGTTGGTGTGCCAATAGCTTTTAGTATTTCACGCCCTTCAAGCGAGCGATTTCGGCGGCGTCTTTATCGCCCCGGCCAGAAAGACAGACAAGAACGACTTCGTCCTTCGGCATCTTGGCGGCGACTTCCATCGCTTTGGCGACCGCATGCGAAGACTCGAGGGCCGGCAGAATACCTTCCGATGCGGCCAACGCGTCGAAACCTTTCATCGCGTCGTCATCTTCGCAGCAGGTGTACTCGACACGCCCGGTTGCCTTCCAGTAGCTGTGCTCGGGACCGACGCCAGGATAATCGAGACCGGCCGACATCGAATGGACGTCGCACGTCTGACCATCTTCGTCCTGCATCACAAAGCTGTAGCTACCATGCAGCACGCCAGGCTCGCCGTAGGTAAGAGGCGAAGCATGATCGCCGGCGTTGGGACCGCGACCGCCTGCCTCGACGCCGATCAGTTCGACTTCTTTGTCTTCCACAAACGGATAGAACATACCAGCCGCATTGCTGCCACCGCCGACGCACGCGACAACTTTGTTCGGTAGCTTGCCGAGACGCTCGAGGCTTTGCTCGCGGGCTTCGTCACCAATCACTGCCTGGAAATCGCGGACGATGCGTGGAAACGGATGGGGACCAACAACGCTGCCGAGAATGTAGTGCGTGTCCTCGACCGAGGACATCCAATCACGCATCGCTTCGTTAATGGCATCACGCAGCGTTCGCGACCCGGTCGTCACCGGCCGTACTTCCGCGCCGAGCAATTTCATGCTGAAGACGTTCGGAGCCTGGCGTCGGATGTCTTCTTCGCCCATGTAAACGACGCATGGAATGCCGAAGTGAGCACATGCGGTTGCCGTGGCGACACCATGCTGCCCAGCTCCGGTTTCAGCAATCACACGCTTCTTGCCCATGCGAAGCGTCAGCAAAGCCTGGCCGAGAGTGTTGTTGATTTTGTGAGCGCCGGTGTGATTGGTATCTTCTCGCTTGAGCCAGATTTGAGCTCCACCCACTTGTTCGCTCAGCCGCTTGGCATGATAGAACGGGGAAGGGCGGCCCACGAAATCACGCAGCAAACCCTTCAGTTCCTCAAAGAACGTCGGATCTTGCACGGCCTTTTCGTATTCCGCCGCCAACTGATCGAGTGCCTGCGTCAGCGTTTCAGGGACGTATCGCCCCCCGAACGGACCAAAGCGGCCAGCGGGATCGGGCACGTTACGACTGGCGGTACCTAGACTTTCCATCGGCGGATCCATGTGTCACGATTTTGGGAATGACGTCGCAGCGGGATCGCTCCCAATATGCGACGCAGGTGCCTGCGTGATAAACCTTTGAGTATCCGGGCAACCTTAAAGGGGGTCAAGTGGACGCGATAACCGCGAGCCTGCCCAACGTACAACGGAGAACAGCCAATTGCCGGAGCTTCCTGAAGTTGAAACCATGCGTCGCGGGGTTTTGGGCCTAGTGGGCGGTCGGATTGAATCGTTCGAAAAACTGGCCTGTGAACGTCGCCCCATCGGTATCACGCCCCCTGCTGACACGCTGAACAAACGCCTCGCAGGGCTGACCATTGAGCGAATCGACCGCCTCGGCAAACGAGTTCTCCTGGTGATGGAGGACCAATCGCGTTTGATGTTTGAACCGCGAATGACGGGACTCGTTCTCATTTCCGATCCCCCCACATTGGAACACTTACGCGTCCGCCTGGCGATCTCTGGGGCAAGCCACCGGGAGCTCTTGTACTGGGACCGCCGCGGACTGGGATCGGTTCGGTGGTTTTCTGAGAAGCAGTTCGAGCAGGAATTTCATGAAGGTCGACTGGGGCCTGATGCTTTGGATGTTGACTGGAACACGCTGAAGAACAAATTCGCGACCACGAAACAGCCGGTCAAAGTCGCTTTGCTCGATCAGCGGCGGATCGCAGGCATCGGCAACTTATACGCCTCGGAGATCTTACACCTCGCGAAAGTTCACCCCGCAAAACCATGTCACGAGATTTCCACCCAGGCATGGAAGCGAATCCATGCTTGTATGCTTGAAGTATTGCAATTAGCCATCAAATACGAAGGATCGACGCTCAACGATGGAACCTATCGCAATGCGTTAAACCAGGACGGCGGTTACCAGAACCATCACCGCGTGTATGCGAAAGAAGGAGACGTTTGCCGATCGTGTGGCAAAGGAGTTATCGTTCGGACGGTTCAAGCACAACGAGCCACGTTTTTTTGTCCACGTTGCCAAAAGCTGCGCCGCTGAACATTTCGATTGTTCTGGGCGGGTTTCCTCTGGTAAAAATAGGGGGACACACTCCTCA is a window of Bremerella sp. TYQ1 DNA encoding:
- the trpB gene encoding tryptophan synthase subunit beta; its protein translation is MESLGTASRNVPDPAGRFGPFGGRYVPETLTQALDQLAAEYEKAVQDPTFFEELKGLLRDFVGRPSPFYHAKRLSEQVGGAQIWLKREDTNHTGAHKINNTLGQALLTLRMGKKRVIAETGAGQHGVATATACAHFGIPCVVYMGEEDIRRQAPNVFSMKLLGAEVRPVTTGSRTLRDAINEAMRDWMSSVEDTHYILGSVVGPHPFPRIVRDFQAVIGDEAREQSLERLGKLPNKVVACVGGGSNAAGMFYPFVEDKEVELIGVEAGGRGPNAGDHASPLTYGEPGVLHGSYSFVMQDEDGQTCDVHSMSAGLDYPGVGPEHSYWKATGRVEYTCCEDDDAMKGFDALAASEGILPALESSHAVAKAMEVAAKMPKDEVVLVCLSGRGDKDAAEIARLKGVKY
- the trpA gene encoding tryptophan synthase subunit alpha — its product is MSAVDRAFENLRQQNKKALVPFVTAGDPSLEITAAALTELGKRGAAVCEVGIPYSDPIADGPVIQASYTRALDKKIKLKSILDTIGSVTPTLPCPVVTMISYAIIHRHGPEQFLDAAQAAGVSGAIVPDLLVEESDAFAKLCKQRDFSLIQLVTPTTSKERAKKIVETSTGFIYYVSVAGITGERTELPPDIVDNVKWLKSQTDLPICIGFGINKPEHVHMLKEACDGVIVGSAIVRRLCEADSKPKDEVIQEVGDYADSLLDALNG
- the mutM gene encoding bifunctional DNA-formamidopyrimidine glycosylase/DNA-(apurinic or apyrimidinic site) lyase, translated to MPELPEVETMRRGVLGLVGGRIESFEKLACERRPIGITPPADTLNKRLAGLTIERIDRLGKRVLLVMEDQSRLMFEPRMTGLVLISDPPTLEHLRVRLAISGASHRELLYWDRRGLGSVRWFSEKQFEQEFHEGRLGPDALDVDWNTLKNKFATTKQPVKVALLDQRRIAGIGNLYASEILHLAKVHPAKPCHEISTQAWKRIHACMLEVLQLAIKYEGSTLNDGTYRNALNQDGGYQNHHRVYAKEGDVCRSCGKGVIVRTVQAQRATFFCPRCQKLRR